The sequence AAATTTCTCTTTTGGAATCTTAACCCTGTCTTCATCAATTTTTCTATGATGACGTACAGCCTGCGCCCCTGAAAAAAACGCCGCGTTTTTATCCAGCTCCCTGTCATAATCAACTTCTTTGTCCACCAGTTTCGCAATAGTTTTAATAGCGTAATCATTGACATATTTGCTTAATAACCCCGTGACCAGAAAAATAACAAAAGAATCCGCCATTACAAAAGCAAAAACCCACATCGGGTCAACAGATGGGTAAATAAAAGCAATTACGCCCGCAATTATAAGCGATACTGTAAAGATAGCGCAGCCGCAGATAACGTAGATTATCTGTGATCTCATACCGCGTTCTCTCTTTCAATGCGGACCGCGCCGCCAAGGTTTTTAAGTTTAAGGTCAAGATTTTCATATCCGCGTTCAAGGTGGTAAATTCGCCTTACCACTGTCTTGCCCTGCGCCGCCAGCCCTGCCAGAATAAGCGCAGCTGAAGCGCGCAGGTCAGATGCCATTACATCCGCGCCGCTTAATTCTTTTACGCCCGTCACAATTGACGTATTTCCGTTTATCCTTACAGAAGCGCCCATCCTTACAAGTTCCTGCACGTGCATAAACCTGTTTTCCCAAATAGTTTCTTTTATAATGGAATCGCCCTGGGCAAAACACATAAGCGCCATCCACTGCGCCTGCACATCGGTTGGAAAGCCGGGATATGGTTCTGTGACAATATCAACGGCTTTCAACCTGCCTTTATACGGAAATATATCCACTTTGTTTTTTCCCTGTGTTATTTTTACCCCTGTTTCTTTAAGCTTATCTATAAATATGGAAAGGTGTTCGGGATTAAGCCCTGTTACAGTCACCCTTCCTTTTGTAATAACAGCCGCGGTAATAAATGTGGCGGCTTCTATCCTGTCAGGTATTACATTATACCCTTTAACCGCGGATAGTTTTTTGACCCCGTGAATTTTAAGCGTATTGGTGCCTGTGCCTT is a genomic window of Candidatus Goldiibacteriota bacterium HGW-Goldbacteria-1 containing:
- the murA gene encoding UDP-N-acetylglucosamine 1-carboxyvinyltransferase, producing the protein MKMMAIEGGKKLKGKIPVSGSKNAALPIMAAAILGDGPSVIHNVPDLTDIRTMSKLLKILGATVEFKDHTLTIDPSGINKFTAPYELVKTMRASIYVLGPLVAKYKKAKVSLPGGCAIGARPIDLHIKGIQKLGAKIVLKHGYVSASAAKLKGTKISFDKVSLGATVNILLASSLAEGTTVIENASKEPEVIDCINFLQAMGAKIEGTGTNTLKIHGVKKLSAVKGYNVIPDRIEAATFITAAVITKGRVTVTGLNPEHLSIFIDKLKETGVKITQGKNKVDIFPYKGRLKAVDIVTEPYPGFPTDVQAQWMALMCFAQGDSIIKETIWENRFMHVQELVRMGASVRINGNTSIVTGVKELSGADVMASDLRASAALILAGLAAQGKTVVRRIYHLERGYENLDLKLKNLGGAVRIERENAV